ATTAGAGGGGTTCGACCTTCTCTTCAAGCCACGAGATCAATTCGGTAAATCGGAACAAACTGGCTTCGAACATCCGCATGAAGAAGGCGTATGCCTCATCGTTGTCGCAGTTGATGAAGTGGCCGTTCATGCGCAGAAAGGTGTCGGTGACGAAAAAGGCAACCCGCTTATTGCCGTCCACGAATGCGTGATTGTTGGCTAGACTCTCCATGAGGGCGGCCGCTTCTTGGATGAGCCCGTCGTAGTACCCAAGCTGGGGACGCATGAGCGCGGAGGCGAGAGCGCCTTCATCGAGGATGCCTAGTGAGCCGCCAAAAGCACTAATCAGGGCGTTGTGCATGGCGATGACTTCCTCGATGGTTGGGAAGTCATGGGTCATTTGGCCAACAATTCACCTAGGCGACGATTTTTCTCAACACTGGCTTGGAAATGGGCCATAACCGAAGCCCGGAGCTTTCCCTGAGCGCGGTTTTCAATGTATTCTCGCATAGCCTCTTCCAGCACTGCTTGAAAATGACGACCTTCCTTGCGGGCAATTTCGCGCACTGCGGCTAGCAACTCCGGCGCAGCCTGACTGGAGAATTTCTCTCGTAGCACAGCCATCACGTATATCCCTTTCGTATCGTTCTATCGTGAAACCAAGGCGTCAAGAAATATCTTGATAAAAATGGGTAGAAAGCGTCGCGGCCGCAAGGAAGCGTTTATCACTCCCGAACCGAGACGGGTGCGTGTGATCATCGGCGTTTGAAGCGAGCTATAGCTGAGTTTCGCGCAGATTGTGGTAGGGGCAGGGCACCGGCCCGGCGGGTGTGGGACGGTACTGATTAAATCCACATTCCCCGTCTAACTACGGGAGCCTCCGCGCTCGTCGAGCGAGCTTTGGCAGAACCCGGATCTATTCACGGGGGGATACACCCCGCCCCTGCTGAGAATGGCGAACGGAAGAGACGCGAAGCCCTGTTGCTGATTCGCTGAGGGGCTCCCGGTGCTGAGTGGTTAGCCGCTAGGTCGTTGAGCGGCTTTGCCGGATAATTGGGTTATCAATCCCTGAGGTCGCGCGTTACAGTGCGCGCCGCGTCTGGGCTATGCGCCGTCACCGGCGCAGTCGCACTTGCTTCCCTGTCTCTTCCGCTCTACTTGTCCTTACTCGTCAGCATATTCCACCTCTACCTCGAACGACGCGGCGCGAATCTGCCGATTGAGCTGGCGGAACTCGACGCGTGCCTCGTTGAGACGGGTGCGGCAGTCGTCGTAGGGTAACTCATTGTCCTCGACGATGTCGCGCTCCTCCTTGTGGAGGATTCGCTCATAGGCGGAATCGACGACTTGGGTGTGCAACTCTCCGAGGCGGTCGTTGAGTGCTTTGCGAGTCTCAAGGGCCTCGGTGAGGCTCATGTCGTCGCCCCCGAGTTCAACGCGGTGCTCGAAGTTGGCACGCTGGATCGCGGCGTTTAGCTTGCGGCGTTTGAATTCGAGGGCTCGCGACTGGTCGCGTGCCTCGGAGACATTGAATCCGGGTGCTGGACGGCGCGAGAAGTCGTTGTCTCGACGGGAGAATAGGTCTCGATTCTGGCGTGCCTCGGGCAAGCAGTCGCGCAGCGTCTTGATGCGAGCGTCGTACTCGCCGCGCAGTTCTAGGGCTTCGTATAGTCGGATGGTCTTTCTAACTTCGGTCATAGCTCACCTCCTTCTGGTTTCACTGGGAGATGAGTCGAAATTCGAGGGAGTGTAGAACAGTCGCAATAGTTCGGCGACTTTTTTTGGGCAGAAAGAAAAAAGCTCAATCGCGTGCTCGAATCGCTAGATGCAGTTCCCGCAACTGCTCGGGCGACACCTCGCTTGGCGCGCCCATGAGCGGGTCCTGTGCATTCTGGTTCATGGGGAAGGCGATGACCTCCCGGATGTTTGGTTCGTTCGCCAGCAACATGACGATGCGGTCGATGCCGGG
The window above is part of the Acidobacteriota bacterium genome. Proteins encoded here:
- a CDS encoding type II toxin-antitoxin system death-on-curing family toxin, with the protein product MTHDFPTIEEVIAMHNALISAFGGSLGILDEGALASALMRPQLGYYDGLIQEAAALMESLANNHAFVDGNKRVAFFVTDTFLRMNGHFINCDNDEAYAFFMRMFEASLFRFTELISWLEEKVEPL